A region from the Rosa rugosa chromosome 6, drRosRugo1.1, whole genome shotgun sequence genome encodes:
- the LOC133718447 gene encoding uncharacterized protein LOC133718447 has protein sequence MTKGEGSLVAKIESPEGNPNQRLCSVLLNEFNYLPWSRAITLALGGRSKLSFINNKSKIPDASSSEYESWLSNDQLVMSWLLNSMEPKLAEIFSYSESSRHLWDAVKDMYGNLNNAARVFQLKNDLAGIQQGNLSFVQHLGNLKAQWNELDMYRPHTTDATILLKRAEEDKIFQLLASLGSEYEDLKSHLLMTPELPSFATVCNSIQREEVRKRVMNVNTNIRGSEARAFAANKSVTSDRTYKGKRPDLKCTHCEGIGRAGIGHIRERCWILHPELKPKFNEEQKNQRGTTQRSSYISNPKGNLSNTSEGMMNFTSNPISLINEFATYLEKKQGSLERNENGSTTAMLGKFAGFLAKSNMASSEDIPGSSVQEEDW, from the exons ATGACAAAAGGAGAAGGTTCCCTCGTTGCAAAGATAGAAAGCCCAGAAGGGAATCCAAATCAGCGTCTGTGCTCAGTGCTTCTAAATGAGTTCAACTACCTTCCTTGGTCAAGAGCCATCACTCTAGCCCTTGGTGGAAGATCAAAGCTCAGCTTCATCAACAACAAAAGCAAGATCCCAGATGCCTCATCATCTGAATATGAAAGTTGGTTATCCAACGATCAACTTGTCATGTCATGGCTCCTTAATTCAATGGAgccaaaacttgcagaaatctTCAGTTATTCAGAGTCATCTCGACATCTTTGGGATGCTGTCAAAGACATGTATGGCAACCTAAACAATGCAGCAAGAGTGTTCCAACTCAAAAATGATCTTGCAGGGATTCAACAAGGTAATCTCTCATTTGTTCAACATCTTGGCAACCTAAAGGCCCAGTGGAATGAACTTGATATGTATAGGCCTCACACCACTGATGCCACCATATTGTTGAAACGAGCTGAAGAAGATAAAATATTCCAATTGCTTGCAAGTCTGGGGTCTGAATATGAGGATCTCAAAAGCCATCTTTTGATGACCCCGGAGCTTCCTTCGTTCGCAACAGTATGCAACTCCATTCAACGTGAAGAAGTGCGCAAAAGGGTGATGAATGTGAACACCAATATTAGAGGGTCAGAAGCTAGAGCATTTGCTGCAAACAAAAGTGTCACAAGCGACAGAACATACAAGGGCAAGAGGCCAGATCTAAAGTGCACACATTGTGAAGGCATTGGACGAGCTGGTATAGGCCACATaagagagagatgttggatATTGCATCCAGAACTGAAACCTAAGTTCAATGAGGAGCAGAAGAATCAAAGAGGCACCACTCAAAGAAGCTCTTACATCTCTAATCCAAAGGGAAACCTCAGCAACACTTCTGAAGGTATGATGAACTTCACATCCAATCCAATAAGTCTTATAAATGAGTTTGCTACATATCTTGAAAAGAAGCAAGGCAGTTTAGAGAGAAATGAAAATGGAAGCACAACTGCTATGCTTGGAAAGTTTGCTGGTTTTTTGGCGAAATCAAACATGGCTTCTTCAGAGGATATACCAG gatcgAGTGTCCAAGAAGAAGATTGGTGA